The following proteins come from a genomic window of Aquimarina sp. MAR_2010_214:
- a CDS encoding NUDIX hydrolase translates to MRIKKHKEKSRLIVFQGEKILVFQKLKDKLEYGLIGGFLKGKESPEVALIRETLEETAVELAEEDLIYHCSVTIDLKDTKRVPKHYFICDDYYKPFALAEPHKFKNIKWVHWKEAAKFLGKSDKKVVKELFNPCKLNH, encoded by the coding sequence ATGCGTATAAAAAAGCATAAAGAGAAATCCAGATTAATCGTGTTTCAAGGAGAAAAAATTCTGGTTTTCCAAAAACTTAAAGACAAGTTAGAATACGGACTTATTGGTGGGTTTTTAAAAGGAAAAGAATCCCCAGAAGTAGCACTTATTAGGGAAACACTTGAAGAAACTGCTGTTGAATTAGCTGAAGAAGATTTGATATATCATTGTTCAGTCACAATTGATTTAAAGGATACAAAAAGGGTTCCCAAGCATTATTTCATTTGCGACGATTATTATAAACCATTTGCACTTGCAGAACCACATAAGTTTAAAAATATAAAATGGGTACATTGGAAAGAAGCTGCAAAATTTCTTGGCAAATCAGATAAGAAGGTAGTAAAAGAACTTTTTAACCCTTGTAAACTTAATCACTAA
- a CDS encoding deoxyhypusine synthase family protein encodes MKDKGAISQFIEKYYLHFNAASVVDAAKEYEAQINNGSKMLVSLAGAMSTAELGKIFAEIIRQNKVHIISCTGANLEEDIMNLVAHSHYKRVPNYRDLTPKQEWDLLEQGLNRVTDTCIPEEEAFRRLQQHIFKIWKDAEEKGERYFPHEFMYKMLLSGVLEQYYEIDIKDSWMYAAAKANLPMVVPGWEDSTMGNIFASYVLKGELKASTIKSGIEYMTFLADWYTDNSENGIGFFQIGGGIAGDFPICVVPMLYQDMERTDTPFWNYFCQISDSTTSYGSYSGAVPNEKITWGKLDIDTPKFIIESDATIVAPLIFAYLLDM; translated from the coding sequence ATGAAGGATAAAGGAGCTATTTCACAATTTATAGAGAAATATTATCTGCATTTTAATGCTGCTTCTGTAGTAGATGCGGCCAAAGAATATGAAGCCCAAATTAATAATGGCTCAAAAATGTTAGTATCTCTAGCAGGAGCAATGAGTACAGCTGAATTAGGTAAAATTTTCGCAGAAATCATACGTCAAAACAAAGTACATATTATCTCCTGTACAGGTGCAAATTTGGAAGAAGATATTATGAATCTGGTAGCACATAGTCATTATAAGCGTGTTCCTAATTATCGTGATCTAACCCCAAAACAAGAATGGGATTTACTAGAACAAGGATTAAATCGTGTTACGGATACCTGTATCCCTGAAGAAGAAGCTTTTAGAAGATTACAGCAACATATTTTTAAGATTTGGAAAGATGCTGAAGAAAAAGGAGAGCGTTATTTTCCACACGAGTTTATGTACAAAATGTTATTGTCTGGTGTATTAGAACAGTACTATGAAATTGACATTAAGGATAGTTGGATGTATGCTGCGGCAAAAGCCAATTTACCGATGGTAGTTCCAGGATGGGAAGATAGTACAATGGGGAACATCTTTGCTAGCTATGTGTTGAAAGGAGAGCTTAAAGCAAGCACTATAAAATCCGGAATCGAGTATATGACCTTTCTTGCAGATTGGTATACCGATAATTCTGAAAATGGTATCGGATTTTTCCAGATAGGTGGTGGTATTGCAGGAGATTTTCCTATTTGTGTGGTGCCAATGCTATATCAAGATATGGAACGTACAGACACACCATTCTGGAATTATTTCTGTCAAATAAGTGACTCAACAACAAGTTATGGATCTTATTCTGGAGCAGTACCAAATGAAAAAATCACTTGGGGTAAATTAGATATTGATACTCCAAAATTCATTATAGAGTCAGATGCCACCATTGTAGCACCATTAATATTTGCTTATTTATTAGATATGTAA
- the speB gene encoding agmatinase, translating to METKKTYAGIPEQYAGYDKSKVVLIPVPYDGTSTWGKGADKGPEAFLHASENMELYDIETESEVYKQGIYLSQPIDEKSSPDAMVTTVHDTVKTNIKRNKFVTLFGGEHSISIGAIRAFDECFNDLTVIQIDAHADLRKEYEGSKYNHACALYEANQNTNLIQVGIRSMDASEQLVMNKENVFFAHEMATDDYWMDNATELMTDNVYITFDLDALDPSILPSTGTPEPGGLLWYETLEFLKKIFEEKNVVGFDIVELCPNKDDKSSDFAAAKLYYKMLSYKFTEQDVDDANENLYALKGNDKTSHLKFSDDEHEG from the coding sequence ATGGAAACTAAGAAAACATATGCCGGAATTCCAGAACAATATGCTGGCTATGACAAATCAAAAGTAGTATTGATTCCTGTTCCTTATGATGGAACCAGTACCTGGGGCAAAGGAGCAGACAAAGGTCCTGAAGCATTTTTACACGCTTCAGAGAATATGGAGCTTTATGATATAGAAACGGAGAGCGAAGTATACAAACAAGGTATTTATCTTTCTCAACCCATCGACGAAAAAAGCTCACCAGACGCAATGGTCACTACAGTACACGATACTGTAAAAACCAATATTAAACGCAACAAGTTTGTTACGCTTTTTGGTGGGGAGCATTCTATTTCTATAGGAGCTATACGTGCATTTGATGAGTGTTTCAATGATTTAACAGTAATACAAATAGATGCCCACGCAGATTTAAGAAAAGAATATGAAGGTTCTAAGTACAATCACGCTTGTGCACTTTATGAGGCTAATCAAAACACTAATCTTATTCAAGTTGGGATTCGCAGTATGGATGCTTCAGAACAATTAGTAATGAACAAAGAAAATGTCTTTTTCGCTCATGAAATGGCAACCGATGATTATTGGATGGACAATGCAACCGAATTAATGACTGATAATGTCTATATCACTTTTGACCTGGATGCTTTAGACCCTTCTATTTTACCTTCAACTGGAACACCAGAACCGGGAGGATTGTTATGGTATGAAACCCTTGAATTTCTTAAGAAAATATTTGAAGAAAAAAATGTAGTTGGATTTGATATTGTAGAATTATGTCCAAATAAAGATGATAAATCTTCTGATTTTGCTGCTGCTAAACTCTACTATAAAATGTTGAGTTACAAATTTACTGAACAAGATGTTGATGACGCAAATGAAAATTTATATGCCCTTAAAGGCAATGATAAAACTAGCCACTTAAAATTTTCTGACGATGAGCATGAAGGATAA
- a CDS encoding IS1595 family transposase, translated as MIPEDFRDFFISSSALVQSEIVSTLLEISTEGSALIDSNQSKAISCPHCKCNKIKANGKLKGVQRYVCNTCHKNFSETTGKFWYNLKKKDKVNRYLFCLLSGYSIRKSAKETGISIQTSFDWRHKLLVSFGSVSVDEFQGILESDDLFFAYSEKGNRNLDRPARKRGAKASKAGLSNEKVAVIASCDRSGNKDFKVATRGRISKSDLETILQGKLAKVETLCSDSHRSYTAFAKDKKVAHKKFNASKGQRAVDKIYHVQNVNNMDMRLRKFMEPFNGVATKYLQNYLNWFLVLEKIKNSTSKMATVAAIAFASNTAWMEFKNIVVNNMLFRT; from the coding sequence ATGATACCAGAAGATTTTAGAGATTTTTTCATTAGTTCATCGGCTTTGGTTCAATCAGAAATTGTTTCCACATTATTGGAGATCTCTACTGAGGGTTCAGCCCTGATTGATAGCAATCAGAGTAAAGCCATAAGCTGTCCTCATTGTAAGTGCAATAAAATTAAGGCTAATGGTAAGCTCAAAGGAGTACAGCGCTATGTTTGTAATACTTGTCATAAAAACTTTAGTGAAACTACCGGTAAGTTCTGGTACAACCTCAAGAAGAAAGACAAAGTTAATCGTTATTTATTCTGTTTACTCTCTGGATATAGTATTCGCAAGAGTGCCAAAGAAACAGGGATTTCTATTCAGACTTCTTTTGATTGGAGGCACAAATTACTTGTCTCCTTTGGGAGCGTAAGTGTGGATGAATTCCAAGGAATCCTAGAGAGTGATGATCTTTTCTTTGCTTACTCTGAAAAAGGGAATCGAAATTTGGATCGTCCTGCTAGAAAACGTGGCGCAAAGGCAAGTAAAGCTGGTCTCAGTAATGAAAAAGTAGCTGTGATAGCCAGTTGTGACCGATCAGGGAACAAAGATTTCAAAGTAGCTACCAGAGGTCGCATTAGTAAAAGTGACTTGGAGACTATATTACAAGGGAAGTTGGCTAAAGTAGAAACCCTTTGTAGCGACAGTCACAGAAGCTATACTGCATTTGCAAAAGACAAGAAGGTAGCACACAAAAAATTTAATGCTTCGAAGGGTCAAAGAGCTGTTGACAAAATATATCACGTACAAAATGTGAATAATATGGATATGCGTCTAAGGAAATTTATGGAGCCCTTCAATGGAGTGGCAACAAAATACCTTCAGAATTATCTGAATTGGTTTTTAGTCTTAGAAAAAATAAAAAATTCAACCAGTAAAATGGCAACCGTAGCAGCTATAGCCTTTGCTTCCAATACTGCCTGGATGGAATTTAAAAACATAGTAGTAAATAATATGCTTTTTAGAACTTAG
- a CDS encoding RMD1 family protein, whose amino-acid sequence MKKNAFALQIAESIDIDACKNHFKQTLLFSNRDELFFDFENQKYAYIFKYGILCVFNFASNELDQLRQQLFKFTTHAKLIDSSLTQSIDIIIDAESFRIDFESVHLIDNNIEKIRLVMHNASQSVLLDYYTGIAEQLIEDTAQYTNFIETKRTRLYTDDKKHKHFVEKVLNSKNKISENLYIFDSPSAVSDDETLTKLNTELKKKFEVNDKHKTISQKLNIVKENLEFFKHITVHRKSSKLKWIIIVIVILVLFILKFIK is encoded by the coding sequence ATGAAAAAAAACGCCTTTGCGCTACAAATTGCAGAAAGTATAGATATAGATGCCTGCAAAAATCACTTTAAACAAACACTTCTATTTTCTAATAGAGATGAATTGTTTTTCGATTTTGAAAACCAGAAATATGCTTATATTTTTAAATACGGTATTCTTTGTGTTTTTAATTTCGCTTCAAACGAACTGGATCAACTGAGACAACAGTTATTTAAATTTACTACACATGCAAAGCTTATAGATAGTTCTTTAACCCAATCTATAGATATAATTATAGATGCCGAGTCCTTTCGTATAGATTTTGAAAGTGTTCATCTAATAGATAATAATATTGAAAAAATACGCTTGGTAATGCATAATGCATCACAATCAGTACTATTAGACTATTATACAGGCATTGCAGAGCAACTTATTGAAGACACAGCACAATACACTAATTTTATAGAGACAAAAAGGACAAGACTATATACAGATGATAAAAAACATAAACATTTCGTTGAAAAGGTTTTAAATTCCAAAAATAAGATTTCTGAAAATCTTTACATATTTGATTCTCCTAGTGCTGTTTCGGATGATGAAACGCTTACTAAACTAAATACTGAACTCAAGAAAAAATTTGAGGTAAATGATAAGCATAAAACTATAAGCCAGAAGCTAAACATTGTAAAAGAAAACCTAGAATTCTTTAAGCATATTACGGTACATAGAAAAAGTAGTAAACTTAAATGGATTATTATAGTCATCGTGATCTTAGTTTTATTCATACTCAAATTTATAAAATAG
- a CDS encoding helix-turn-helix domain-containing protein, with amino-acid sequence MPRTIFKNIVILDFQKMNFFEFCEYTNIRFFEIVYFKEGSGVIKVNGKDYSYYADSFFLFIPNDIYQVRVDTPTTGSSIKFLRNFFCTTTKDGLSPEFNDWFQRIEVVLNNEKQKGEFQFRSKSDKKNLVSLITMLCDENRESETYDTIIIQNMLSTILHLITRNSNQIDLLKFSKKPSLEIQEIINYIHHHIFEPTLLSNKSIAEKFNISSNYIGQYFKKHMDISLKSYKLNYKLKLVEARLQHTDMHLSQIALELGFIDGSHLDKTFTAYKGMSIGAFRATLE; translated from the coding sequence ATGCCAAGAACAATTTTTAAGAATATTGTAATTCTAGATTTTCAAAAAATGAATTTTTTTGAGTTTTGTGAATACACGAATATTCGTTTTTTTGAGATTGTATACTTTAAAGAAGGGAGTGGTGTAATAAAAGTTAATGGAAAAGATTACTCATATTACGCTGATAGTTTTTTCCTTTTCATTCCAAATGACATATATCAAGTACGGGTAGATACGCCTACTACAGGATCTTCTATTAAGTTCTTAAGAAATTTTTTTTGTACAACCACTAAAGATGGTTTATCTCCTGAGTTTAATGACTGGTTTCAAAGAATTGAAGTTGTTTTAAATAACGAAAAGCAAAAAGGAGAATTTCAATTTCGATCAAAATCAGATAAAAAAAATCTGGTTTCGCTTATAACAATGCTTTGTGATGAAAATCGAGAAAGTGAAACTTATGACACCATCATAATTCAAAATATGCTATCTACAATATTACATCTCATTACACGAAACTCAAACCAGATAGATCTTCTTAAGTTTTCAAAAAAACCGTCTTTAGAAATTCAAGAAATTATCAATTATATTCATCATCATATTTTTGAGCCAACTCTGCTTTCAAACAAATCTATAGCAGAAAAATTCAATATTTCCAGCAATTATATTGGACAATATTTTAAGAAACATATGGATATTAGCCTTAAGAGTTATAAACTCAATTATAAATTAAAACTGGTTGAAGCACGCTTACAACATACAGATATGCATCTTTCGCAAATTGCTTTAGAACTTGGTTTTATAGATGGTAGTCATTTAGATAAGACCTTTACTGCTTATAAAGGAATGTCTATTGGAGCATTTCGAGCAACTTTAGAATAG
- a CDS encoding IS6 family transposase, which yields MYKHHRYPDIIIQQAIYFKFRFSLSYRDIEELMSIRGVKVDHSTIQRWVFKFPKGIEHNMNTRKRQLTDSWRLDETYIKVGGKDRYLYRAVDKQGNTIDFLLTKRRMKGSAQKFLSKAIRNNGKPRIINIDKSGANTAGIRTWNKRSLTSKKIKIRRVKYLNNIVEQDHRSIKRRIAITTGFKEFESAQRTLAGIEIIHIIRKGQILNPKNSKFKTFCSLAA from the coding sequence ATGTACAAACACCATCGATATCCTGATATCATTATTCAACAAGCGATATATTTCAAATTTCGATTTAGTTTAAGTTACCGTGATATTGAAGAGTTGATGTCTATTAGAGGTGTAAAAGTTGACCATTCTACAATCCAACGGTGGGTATTTAAGTTTCCTAAAGGAATAGAACACAATATGAATACTCGTAAACGGCAACTAACAGATAGTTGGAGACTTGATGAAACGTATATCAAAGTAGGCGGTAAGGATAGGTATTTATACCGAGCAGTTGATAAACAAGGAAACACTATAGATTTCCTATTAACAAAACGTAGGATGAAAGGTTCTGCTCAAAAGTTCTTGAGTAAAGCTATTAGAAATAACGGCAAGCCTAGGATAATAAATATTGATAAGAGTGGAGCTAATACAGCTGGAATACGGACTTGGAATAAAAGGAGTTTAACTTCAAAAAAGATAAAGATTCGACGAGTCAAATATCTCAACAATATTGTAGAACAGGATCATCGTAGTATAAAAAGAAGAATTGCAATTACCACAGGATTTAAAGAATTCGAATCAGCACAAAGAACACTCGCAGGAATAGAAATCATACACATTATTAGAAAAGGTCAGATTTTGAATCCTAAAAATTCAAAGTTTAAAACGTTTTGTTCATTGGCTGCTTAA
- the gshB gene encoding glutathione synthase produces MKIKICFIMYPWEEVRPSQDSTIRIIHEAVKRGHEVSITDPSNLTIRNSITLSLCKNISLKEKLSKSMTSFYKTVEFKSEMRALNEFDVIFMRDNPPLDGLVLNFLDSIKDDVFIINAIDGLREANNKIYTAAYFDPNHELIPATYVSKNIDYLLSIIKESENDKMIMKPLDGYGGSGVIIIEKAAMQNIRSLLDFYINHGKDHSNYVILQEYVEGAEEGDVRILMLNGEPIGALRRRPVQGDVRSNISVGGAVEKYKLTKADKMLCREIGEKLVRDGIYFAGLDLINGKLIEVNVMSPGTITDINRLNKVKLQEKILGYLEKVVKSKNKLKEDFRPETLLENAAIKN; encoded by the coding sequence ATGAAAATAAAAATATGCTTTATCATGTATCCTTGGGAAGAAGTCCGTCCATCACAAGATTCTACAATCAGAATCATACATGAAGCTGTTAAAAGAGGTCATGAGGTTTCAATTACCGATCCTTCTAACTTGACTATTAGAAATAGTATTACTCTTAGTTTGTGTAAGAACATATCACTCAAAGAAAAACTCTCTAAAAGTATGACTTCTTTTTATAAGACAGTAGAATTTAAGTCTGAAATGAGAGCGTTGAATGAGTTTGATGTAATATTTATGCGTGACAACCCTCCATTAGATGGTTTGGTTTTGAATTTCTTGGACTCTATAAAAGATGACGTTTTTATTATCAATGCAATTGATGGATTACGAGAAGCTAATAATAAGATTTATACTGCCGCCTACTTCGACCCTAATCATGAGCTTATACCTGCTACATATGTTTCTAAAAACATTGATTATCTCTTAAGCATAATCAAAGAATCAGAGAATGATAAGATGATTATGAAGCCGTTGGATGGTTATGGGGGTAGTGGCGTTATCATTATTGAAAAAGCTGCCATGCAAAATATCCGTTCTTTGTTAGATTTTTATATTAATCACGGTAAAGATCACTCCAACTATGTAATTCTTCAAGAATATGTAGAAGGTGCTGAAGAGGGAGATGTTCGGATTTTGATGCTAAATGGAGAGCCTATTGGTGCATTAAGAAGGAGACCTGTCCAAGGTGATGTAAGGTCTAATATTTCAGTTGGAGGAGCAGTCGAAAAATACAAATTGACAAAAGCAGACAAGATGTTGTGTAGGGAGATTGGTGAAAAATTGGTGAGAGATGGTATTTACTTTGCAGGTCTTGATTTGATTAATGGTAAATTGATCGAAGTCAATGTAATGAGTCCAGGTACAATCACAGACATAAATAGGCTTAATAAAGTTAAACTGCAAGAAAAGATTTTAGGCTATTTGGAAAAAGTAGTAAAAAGCAAAAATAAGTTAAAAGAGGATTTTAGACCTGAAACACTATTAGAAAATGCAGCAATTAAAAATTAG
- a CDS encoding arginine decarboxylase encodes MKTKYIDLIEQTFHFPQEEFSLQNSQLQFHGIDLMRLIAQYGAPLKLTYLPKISENINRAKSWFNNAIKSNDYKGNYNYCYCTKSSHFQHVLNEALKNDIHIETSSAFDIDIVENLKTQGKINDDTYVISNGFKRDQYIQNIARLINNGHHNCIPIIDNYEELDLLSDVIDKDFQVGIRIASEEEPKFEFYTSRLGIGYRNIVPFYNNQIKNNPKVKLKMLHFFINTGIRDTAYYWNELQKCLKVYISLKKICPSLDSLNIGGGFPIKNSLAFDYDYQYIINEIINQIQISCEEAQVDVPNIFTEFGSFTVGESGGVIYEVLYQKQQNDREKWNMINSSFITTMPDTWAINKRFVMLPVNRWDDEYERVLLGGLTCDSDDYYNSEQHMNAIYLPKYKKDKPLYIGFFNTGAYQETIGGFGGLQHCLIPQPKHILIDRDQNGKVTTEVFAPQQTSEQLLSILGYQKIAKEEVLEHSQKEIIINSN; translated from the coding sequence ATGAAAACAAAATATATCGATTTGATCGAACAGACCTTCCATTTTCCACAGGAAGAGTTTTCGCTCCAGAATAGCCAATTACAGTTTCACGGCATTGACCTTATGAGATTGATTGCTCAATATGGTGCGCCTTTAAAACTCACTTACCTACCCAAAATATCAGAAAATATTAATCGAGCAAAAAGCTGGTTTAACAACGCTATTAAGTCAAATGATTATAAAGGGAATTATAACTATTGTTATTGTACGAAAAGCTCACATTTTCAACACGTATTGAACGAAGCCCTTAAGAATGATATTCATATAGAAACCTCTTCCGCTTTTGATATTGATATTGTAGAAAACTTAAAAACACAAGGTAAAATCAATGATGATACCTATGTGATTAGCAATGGTTTCAAACGTGACCAATACATACAAAACATAGCCCGATTGATCAATAACGGACACCACAATTGTATTCCTATCATTGATAATTACGAAGAACTGGATCTATTAAGTGATGTAATTGACAAAGATTTTCAAGTCGGTATACGTATTGCTTCTGAAGAAGAACCAAAGTTTGAGTTTTATACTTCTCGATTAGGAATTGGGTATCGTAATATTGTACCCTTTTATAATAATCAGATCAAGAATAACCCAAAAGTGAAACTAAAAATGCTTCACTTCTTTATCAACACGGGCATTCGCGATACTGCTTACTATTGGAATGAATTACAAAAATGTCTAAAAGTATATATAAGTCTTAAGAAAATATGCCCATCATTAGATAGCTTAAATATAGGCGGAGGTTTCCCGATAAAAAACTCTTTGGCCTTTGACTATGACTATCAGTATATAATCAATGAAATTATTAATCAAATCCAAATTTCCTGTGAAGAAGCACAAGTAGATGTTCCAAATATTTTCACGGAATTTGGAAGTTTTACAGTTGGTGAAAGTGGTGGTGTTATTTACGAAGTACTATATCAAAAACAGCAAAACGATCGCGAAAAATGGAATATGATCAATTCATCTTTCATTACAACAATGCCAGATACATGGGCAATAAACAAACGTTTTGTGATGTTGCCCGTAAACAGATGGGATGATGAGTATGAACGCGTACTACTCGGTGGATTAACCTGTGATAGTGATGATTATTACAATTCAGAACAACATATGAATGCCATATATCTACCAAAATACAAAAAAGACAAACCATTATATATTGGTTTTTTCAATACTGGTGCATATCAGGAGACCATTGGTGGTTTTGGAGGATTGCAACACTGCTTAATCCCACAGCCTAAGCATATTTTGATAGATCGTGATCAGAATGGAAAGGTAACTACAGAAGTTTTTGCACCACAACAAACTTCAGAACAGTTATTATCTATTCTTGGATATCAAAAAATAGCAAAAGAAGAAGTTTTAGAACATTCACAAAAAGAAATAATTATAAATTCTAACTAA
- the gdhA gene encoding NADP-specific glutamate dehydrogenase produces MKEQVEAFMAEVRVRNAHEPEFLQAVQEVAETVIPFISSQKIYDGKNILLRMVEPERVITFRVSWVDDYGKIHVNRGYRIQMNSAIGPYKGGLRFHPTVNLSILKFLAFEQVFKNSLTTLPMGGGKGGSDFDPKDKSDAEIMRFCHNFMAELFRHIGPNTDVPAGDIGVGSREIGFLFGMYRKIRNEFTGVLTGKGLSWGGSLIRPEATGYGTVYFAENMLTTKEDSIKGKIVSISGSGNVAQYAAEKVIQLGGKVVTLSDSSGYIYDENGIDLEKLKYVIHLKNVVRGRINEYVKKYPSAKFFQDETPWDIACDIALPCATQNELNGKDAKALIKNGCICISEGANMPSTPDAIAEFHKAKILFAPGKASNAGGVATSGLEMTQNSLRYNWTRKQVDQKLQQIMSSIHASCLEYGMDDTGYVDYVKGANIAGFVKVADAMLAQGVI; encoded by the coding sequence ATGAAAGAACAAGTAGAAGCTTTTATGGCAGAGGTAAGAGTCAGAAATGCTCACGAACCTGAGTTTTTACAAGCTGTACAAGAAGTTGCAGAAACTGTAATCCCATTTATTTCCTCTCAGAAAATTTATGATGGTAAAAATATCCTTCTTAGAATGGTTGAACCAGAGAGAGTAATTACTTTTCGTGTTTCTTGGGTAGATGACTATGGGAAAATTCACGTAAACAGAGGATATCGTATTCAAATGAATTCTGCTATTGGGCCATATAAAGGAGGGTTACGTTTTCATCCTACTGTAAATCTGAGTATTCTGAAATTTTTGGCGTTCGAACAGGTATTCAAAAATAGTTTGACTACATTACCAATGGGTGGGGGAAAAGGAGGATCTGACTTTGATCCTAAAGATAAATCTGATGCTGAAATTATGAGGTTTTGTCACAACTTTATGGCAGAACTTTTTAGACATATAGGACCAAATACAGATGTACCCGCAGGAGATATAGGCGTAGGAAGTCGCGAAATTGGGTTCTTATTTGGTATGTACCGTAAAATTAGAAATGAATTTACTGGAGTTTTAACTGGAAAAGGATTAAGCTGGGGTGGCTCATTAATTCGACCAGAAGCAACAGGATACGGAACCGTATATTTTGCCGAAAACATGTTAACCACTAAAGAAGATTCTATTAAAGGAAAAATAGTTTCTATTTCTGGTTCGGGTAATGTAGCTCAGTACGCTGCCGAAAAAGTAATTCAGTTAGGTGGAAAAGTGGTAACGTTATCAGACTCTTCAGGGTACATTTATGATGAAAATGGTATCGATTTGGAAAAACTAAAATATGTGATCCATCTTAAAAATGTTGTTAGAGGCAGGATTAACGAATATGTCAAAAAATATCCATCAGCTAAATTCTTTCAAGATGAAACACCTTGGGATATTGCTTGCGATATTGCACTACCCTGTGCAACACAAAATGAACTTAATGGCAAAGACGCTAAAGCTTTAATCAAAAACGGTTGTATTTGTATAAGTGAAGGTGCAAATATGCCAAGTACTCCAGATGCTATTGCTGAGTTTCATAAGGCAAAAATTCTTTTCGCACCGGGTAAAGCATCTAATGCTGGAGGAGTAGCAACATCAGGCCTAGAAATGACTCAGAATTCATTACGCTACAATTGGACTCGTAAGCAGGTTGATCAAAAACTACAACAAATAATGTCTAGTATTCATGCTTCTTGTTTGGAATATGGAATGGATGATACAGGATATGTAGACTATGTAAAAGGTGCAAATATTGCTGGATTTGTAAAAGTGGCAGATGCAATGCTTGCTCAAGGAGTTATATAA